From Amphiura filiformis unplaced genomic scaffold, Afil_fr2py scaffold_23, whole genome shotgun sequence, a single genomic window includes:
- the LOC140143558 gene encoding uncharacterized protein: protein MEWLEKEAIATAPVNCQPRMWKRYVDDVLEIVSKGSAEQLTSHINQVDKTGNIKFTYEKEENSQIAFLDTLIVKKQDGSVKLLVYRKKTHTDQYLHFQSHHPLQHKLSVIRTLMDRKDKVITEEADKLVEEQKIKEALKLCGYPEWAFKDVNKKTAKKKDQSQTTTRGMVVLPYKEGLSQRARRVFKKHGIQTSFKPHQTLRNILVHPKDKRDILQTAECVYEIPCLNCEKSYVGETARVFGTRLKEHKTEADKASKKAFTRSQRKASVTGEVNKSAITDHVAEKNHVIGWEDAKIRDKEQNRKRFKTEDTLRKPS, encoded by the coding sequence ATGGAGTGGCTTGAAAAGGAAGCAATTGCCACGGCACCGGTTAATTGCCAGCCCAGGATGTGGAAAAGATATGTGGACGATGTTTTAGAAATTGTTAGTAAAGGCTCGGCAGAACAACTCACATCGCACATAAATCAAGTCGACAAAACAGGCAATATCAAGTTCACatatgaaaaagaagaaaacagtcAAATTGCCTTCCTTGACACTCTCATAGTTAAAAAGCAGGATGGCTCAGTCAAACTCTTAGTCTACCGGAAAAAAACACATACAGATCAATACCTTCACTTCCAGTCCCATCACCCACTCCAACACAAACTCAGTGTCATTCGTACATTAATGGACAGAAAGGACAAAGTTATTACGGAAGAGGCAGACAAGCTTGTTGAAGAGCAAAAAATCAAAGAAGCCCTGAAATTATGTGGTTACCCTGAATGGGCATTCAAAGATGTTAATAAAAAGACTGCAAAGAAAAAAGACCAGTCACAGACAACCACCAGAGGCATGGTTGTCCTCCCCTATAAAGAGGGGCTTTCCCAGCGAGCAAGACGCGTGTTCAAGAAACATGGTATACAGACATCATTTAAGCCGCATCAAACCCTTAGGAACATACTGGTTCACCCCAAAGACAAGCGCGACATACTACAAACAGCTGAGTGTGTCTACGAGATTCCGTGTCTTAATTGTGAAAAATCTTACGTAGGGGAAACCGCCAGGGTATTCGGTACACGCCTCAAAGAACATAAGACTGAAGCTGACAAAGCCTCTAAAAAGGCATTCACAAGATCCCAGAGAAAGGCCTCTGTCACAGGAGAGGTAAATAAATCAGCCATAACAGATCATGTAGCGGAGAAAAACCACGTAATTGGTTGGGAAGACGCAAAAATCAGAGACAAAGAACAAAACCGAAAACGGTTTAAGACCGAAGACACATTAAGGAAGCCATCTTGA